One genomic window of Camelina sativa cultivar DH55 chromosome 5, Cs, whole genome shotgun sequence includes the following:
- the LOC104786721 gene encoding uncharacterized protein At4g04775-like, with the protein MSTVSGGSSGSSNVRQRGFVVGVPKRCWCGEHIVAKNSKSEPNPSRRYFRCREAAAKKLVNDNHIFKWVDEALLDEVATLGVQFERVKEEMKERTIETLQEQKLKFEKMQMEFEKELCERVEEVLLEAKAELQCRMNKSIIVCVFGFMILFALFKLV; encoded by the exons ATGAGTACCGTTTCTGGAGGTTCGAGTGGTTCATCAAATGTTCGACAAAGAGGATTCGTCGTTGGCGTGCCTAAGAGATGCTGGTGTGGGGAACACATCGTGGCAAAGAATTCCAAATCCGAGCCTAATCCTTCTCGGAGATACTTTCGATGTCGAGAAGCAGCAGCAAAGAAG CTTGTGAACGATAACCACATCTTTAAGTGGGTCGATGAGGCATTGTTGGACGAGGTAGCAACATTGGGTGTTCAATttgagagagtaaaagaagagatgaaagagcgTACAATAGAGACATTGCAAGAACAGAAGCTGAAATttgagaagatgcaaatggagtTCGAAAAAGAGCTTTGTGAGAGGGTTGAAGAAGTTTTGTTGGAAGCAAAAGCTGAATTGCAATGTAGGATGAATAAGAGTATAATTGTATGTGTTTTCGGTTTTATGatcttgtttgctctgtttaagCTTGTATGA
- the LOC104789213 gene encoding uncharacterized protein LOC104789213: MATTPEASNTSDSITINPNNQTLLSLNMSNITKLTPTTYIIWKLQVHAFVDGHVLADYLDRSAEIPPATVTVSDVVTPNPALLHWRRQDKLLYSALLGSITPTVQSALSRTTTSAEIWATLADTYGTKTIDEYLYSLTTRFDALANLDSPMEHDDQIEQIFDGLPDEYRPIVDQVVARDTSPTIAYVHERLLNQEAKLLSKATPPAFPMTANVATNRPRQASRGSHHNSNKKSFSNHSSSSHYGDVSQHQFQSRAASSPQSSPFRPWQPRANVAVGSPYDPNPWILDSGATHHMTSDLSNLSVHEPYTGGEDVIVAYGSPLPISHTGSKLLPSRLLDLRLNKILCVPDIHKNLISVYRLCNTNGVSSHFILPSFRCRISVQGFYFFKVEPKMNYMNGRSRGTKSPLCLPTLIRRLHFQYGTLVLDIRLPLF; the protein is encoded by the exons ATGGCCACCACACCCGAGGCTTCCAACACGTCCGACTCCATCACCATCAATCCAAACAACCAAACTCTACTGAGTCTCAATATGTCTAACATCACCAAGCTGACACCCACCACCTACATCATTTGGAAGCTGCAAGTCCATGCTTTTGTTGATGGACACGTCCTTGCTGACTATCTGGATCGCTCTGCTGAGATCCCGCCGGCTACAGTCACCGTCAGCGATGTCGTCACTCCGAATCCGGCTCTCCTACATTGGCGTCGTCAGGACAAACTCCTTTACAGCGCTCTTCTTGGATCTATTACTCCGACCGTCCAGTCTGCTCTCTCCCGGACCACCACCTCGGCTGAGATCTGGGCAACCCTCGCTGATACCTACG GCACCAAAACCATTGATGAGTACTTATATAGCCTCACAACGCGGTTTGATGCTCTTGCTAATTTGGACAGTCCCATGGAACATGATGATCAGATCGAACAAATTTTTGATGGTCTTCCTGACGAGTATCGTCCCATTGTTGACCAAGTTGTTGCACGTGATACCTCACCCACTATTGCTTACGTCCATGAACGTTTGCTTAACCAGGAAGCTAAGCTTCTTTCCAAGGCTACGCCACCAGCGTTCCCTATGACAGCAAATGTTGCTACCAACCGTCCTCGTCAGGCGTCTCGTGGTAGTCATCACAACTCTAACAAGAAATCGTTCTCCAATCACTCCTCTAGTTCCCACTACGGGGATGTGTCTCAACATCAG TTCCAGTCTCGTGCTGCCTCCTCACCGCAAAGCAGTCCTTTCCGTCCGTGGCAACCAAGAGCTAATGTTGCGGTTGGTTCTCCGTATGATCCAAACCCGTGGATCCTTGATAGTGGTGCTACTCATCACATGACCTCTGATTTGTCCAATCTCTCTGTTCATGAGCCTTACACCGGTGGTGAGGATGTTATTGTGGCATATGGCTCTCCGTTACCTATTTCTCATACTGGTTCTAAACTTCTTCCCTCTCGTTTACTCGATCTtcgtttgaataaaattttgtgTGTTCCTGACATCCATAAGAACTTGATCTCTGTCTACCGCTTATGTAACACTAATGGTGTCTCGTCGCATTTTATCCTGCCTTCTTTTAGGTGCAGGATCTCAGTACAGGGGTTCTACTTCTTCAAGGTCGAACCAAAGATGAATTATATGAATGGCCGGTCTCGCGGCACCAAGTCACCGCTTTGTCTACCTACACTAATTCGAAGGCTTCACTTCCAATATGGCACTCTCGTCTTGGACATCCGTCTTCCTCTGTTTTAA
- the LOC104789212 gene encoding uncharacterized protein LOC104789212: MDLIIRSGFGQQDGIGQRDGVGEREYDEEGEDRDEFHVDMLAQEFTDAEESIRHDTYPESDDEEEGRGRGAGRGRGAGPERVFTDIGRGDGTLWKDQSFYNGVAFKESVLDYALHTGYNLKQYRYDKDKLGFRCVGDKGNCEWKVFAALLPNASLWKITKYIDKHCCTPNGECEMFKVPVIARIFLDKIREEPDHYKPLRIEQIIMERWKISATRPQCQAARRKALGWIEYEYEQQFARLRDYQAEILEANPGSVVEIDTIKNDAGQDVFNRFYVCFDALRRTWKQTCRPIIGVDGAFLKAKIKGQLLAALGRDADNGIYPIAWCVVQVENKDNWLWFVKRLKTDLDLNEGDGYILVSDRQKGLIKAVELELPQIEHRMCVRHIYGNLKKTHPSKKQIKXEVVQGGGGLSQGGGGLSQA, encoded by the exons ATGGATTTAATAATCCGATCTGGTTTTGGGCAACAAGATGGTATTGGGCAAAGAGATGGTGTTGGAGAACGAGAGtacgatgaagaaggagaggatCGAGATGAATTTCACGTCGATATGCTTGCTCAGGAATTTACCGATGCTGAAGAGTCGATTCGTCATGATACGTACCCAGAAAGtgacgacgaggaagaaggtcgtggtcgtggtgcgggtcgtggtcgtggtgcggGTCCAGAGAGGGTGTTTACGGATATCGGACGTGGTGATGGAACTTTGTGGAAAGACCAATCCTTCTACAATGGGGTCGCATTCAAGGAGAGTGTCTTGGACTATGCACTACATACTGGTTACAATTTGAAGCAATACAGGTATGACAAAGATAAACTCGGGTTTAGATGTGTTGGGGATAAGGGCAATTGTGAGTGGAAAGTGTTTGCTGCACTTCTTCCAAACGCATCTTTGTGGAAGATTACGAAATACATTGATAAGCATTGTTGTACCCCCAATGGCGAGTGTGAGATGTTTAAGGTCCCAGTCATAGCTAGAATTTTTCTCGATAAGATTAGAGAGGAACCGGATCATTACAAGCCTTTGAGGATTGAACAGATTATCATGGAAAGGTGGAAGATATCCGCTACTAGGCCACAATGTCAAGCTGCTCGGAGAAAGGCTTTGGGATGGATAGAGTATGAGTATGAACAACAGTTTGCACGACTGCGAGATTACCAAGCTGAGATCTTGGAAGCAAATCCAGGGTCTGTTGTGGAGATTGATACAATTAAGAATGATGCTGGTCAAGACGTCTTCAAtcggttttatgtttgtttcgatGCCCTTAGAAGAACTTGGAAACAGACTTGCCGGCCAATAATAGGAGTTGATGGCGCCTTCTTAAAGGCAAAGATCAAGGGACAGTTGCTTGCTGCATTAGGCAGAGATGCAGACAATGGCATCTATCCAATAGCCTGGTGTGTTGTTCAAGTTGAGAACAAAGACAATTGGTTATGGTTTgtgaagagattgaagactGACCTGGATCTAAACGAGGGAGATGGTTACATTTTAGTGTCTGATCGACAAAAG GGGTTGATAAAAGCTGTGGAGTTGGAGTTACCACAAATAGAGCATAGAATGTGTGTTAGACACATCTatgggaacttgaagaagactcATCCTTCCAAGAAGCAAATCAAGN gagaagttgttcagGGTGGTGGAGGACTATCTCAAGGTGGTGGAGGACTTTCACAAGCCTGA